The following proteins are co-located in the Deinococcus metallilatus genome:
- a CDS encoding sensor histidine kinase, giving the protein MPSADSPVVFVVSHDRARADLLVPVLGQAEVFAIPDAETLLREAHVHPPAVALLYADTRGVPLAEVLPLLRQRAELAGTYWLAVGSAGLGALLAAGADALISDATPPEALALQVRALLARAARHRELEGRIGQLQRRLETWEHEERVRDQLVHMLVHDLKNPIAAVMGLLEVVEDDDRVPDDTRELVKVAHDETQHLLHLAVNMLDVRKIQAGKMHLRPELVFSPMFEEVIEQACGDVGSGLRDRHIGVEVAPNLSPTRADPDILRRIFANLISNALKHTTTGGLIQIQVRQAEDETQITVRDDGEGIPADDLPNLFAAFEQSRLTLHGRFDTGMGLAFCKLAVEEHGGHIWAESERGHGSTFIFTLPLAQDSEDDDFVELLN; this is encoded by the coding sequence ATGCCAAGTGCCGATTCCCCGGTGGTGTTCGTCGTCTCGCACGACCGGGCACGCGCCGATCTGCTCGTGCCCGTGCTGGGACAGGCCGAAGTGTTCGCTATCCCCGACGCGGAGACGCTGCTGCGCGAGGCGCATGTCCACCCGCCCGCCGTGGCGCTGCTGTATGCCGATACGCGCGGCGTGCCCCTGGCGGAGGTGCTGCCCCTGCTGCGGCAGCGGGCCGAACTGGCGGGGACCTACTGGCTGGCGGTGGGAAGTGCGGGCCTGGGCGCGTTGCTGGCGGCGGGCGCGGACGCCCTGATCAGCGACGCGACGCCGCCCGAGGCGCTGGCCCTTCAGGTCCGTGCGCTGCTGGCCCGCGCTGCCCGGCACCGCGAACTGGAGGGCCGGATCGGTCAACTCCAGCGCCGCCTGGAAACCTGGGAACACGAGGAGCGCGTGCGCGACCAACTGGTTCACATGCTCGTCCACGACCTGAAAAACCCGATTGCCGCCGTCATGGGCCTGCTGGAAGTGGTCGAGGACGACGACCGTGTGCCCGACGACACCCGGGAACTGGTCAAGGTCGCCCACGACGAGACGCAACATCTGCTGCACCTCGCCGTGAACATGCTCGATGTCCGCAAGATCCAGGCGGGCAAGATGCACCTGCGGCCCGAGCTGGTGTTCAGCCCGATGTTCGAGGAGGTGATCGAGCAGGCGTGCGGCGACGTGGGCAGCGGCCTGCGCGACCGGCACATCGGTGTGGAAGTCGCCCCGAACCTCAGTCCTACCCGCGCCGACCCGGACATCCTGCGCCGCATCTTCGCCAACCTGATCAGCAACGCCCTGAAACACACCACCACCGGCGGCCTGATTCAGATTCAGGTGCGTCAGGCCGAGGACGAAACGCAGATCACGGTCCGCGACGACGGTGAGGGCATCCCCGCCGATGACCTTCCAAATCTGTTTGCCGCCTTCGAGCAGTCACGCCTGACCCTGCACGGCCGCTTTGATACCGGCATGGGTCTGGCGTTCTGCAAACTGGCCGTCGAGGAACACGGCGGCCACATTTGGGCCGAGTCCGAACGCGGCCATGGCTCGACCTTCATCTTCACCCTGCCCCTCGCCCAGGACAGCGAAGACGACGACTTCGTGGAACTGCTGAACTGA
- the nuoD gene encoding NADH dehydrogenase (quinone) subunit D: MTTEPLTPTTGGALLHTEIMSLNVGPQHPSTHGVLRLVVDMDGEYVVKVTPHMGYLHTGFEKTFEHRTYHQGVTYAPRTDYLHCFGHELAYVLSVEKLLGAEVPERATTVRVILHELGRIHSHLVFVGTGLLDLGALTPFFYAFREKEALQDLFEAVCGYRMNQGYFRVGGLARDIPEDWPARVAAFLDTFERGVDEYETLFAKNPIFLDRAAGVGVIPRDVALDLGLTGPNLRASGVPLDNRKANPYCGYETYDFEVPVSTAGDSLARFQLRLLEFRESAKIVRQGLKRLQPGLIKDPNRKISLPPRQELETSMEAVIHHFKLVTEGFHPPVGEVYVPTESARGEVGYYIVSDGGSMPYRVKIRAPSFVNLQALEYACVGGQFADLITILASIDPVLGDVDR; this comes from the coding sequence ATGACCACTGAACCCCTCACCCCCACCACCGGCGGTGCCCTCCTCCACACCGAGATCATGAGCCTGAACGTGGGGCCGCAGCACCCCTCCACGCACGGCGTCCTGCGGCTGGTGGTGGACATGGACGGCGAGTACGTGGTGAAGGTCACGCCGCACATGGGTTACCTGCACACCGGTTTCGAGAAGACCTTCGAGCACCGCACCTACCACCAGGGCGTCACCTACGCGCCGCGCACCGACTACCTGCACTGCTTCGGCCACGAACTCGCCTACGTGTTGAGTGTGGAAAAGCTGCTGGGGGCCGAGGTGCCCGAGCGGGCCACCACCGTGCGCGTGATTCTGCACGAGCTGGGCCGCATCCACTCGCACCTCGTCTTCGTGGGGACGGGCCTCCTCGACCTCGGCGCGCTCACGCCCTTCTTCTACGCCTTCCGCGAGAAGGAGGCGCTGCAAGACCTGTTCGAGGCGGTCTGCGGCTACCGGATGAACCAGGGGTACTTCCGTGTGGGTGGTCTGGCGCGCGACATCCCGGAAGACTGGCCCGCCCGCGTCGCCGCCTTCCTCGACACCTTCGAGCGCGGCGTGGACGAGTACGAGACGCTGTTCGCCAAGAACCCGATCTTCCTCGACCGGGCGGCGGGCGTGGGCGTGATTCCGCGTGACGTGGCGCTTGACCTGGGCCTGACCGGGCCGAACCTACGGGCCTCCGGCGTCCCCCTCGACAATCGCAAGGCGAACCCCTATTGCGGCTACGAAACCTACGACTTCGAGGTGCCGGTCAGCACCGCCGGGGACAGCCTCGCCCGCTTCCAGCTCCGGCTGCTGGAGTTCCGCGAGAGCGCGAAGATCGTGCGGCAGGGCTTGAAACGGCTCCAACCCGGTCTGATCAAGGACCCCAACCGCAAGATTTCGCTGCCGCCCCGACAAGAACTCGAAACCAGCATGGAGGCGGTCATCCACCACTTCAAGCTGGTGACGGAAGGCTTTCACCCACCCGTCGGTGAGGTCTACGTCCCGACCGAATCTGCCCGCGGCGAGGTCGGTTACTACATTGTGTCGGACGGCGGCTCGATGCCCTACCGCGTGAAGATCCGCGCGCCCAGCTTCGTGAACCTGCAAGCCCTCGAATACGCCTGCGTGGGCGGGCAGTTCGCGGACCTGATCACGATTCTGGCGTCGATTGACCCCGTGCTGGGGGATGTGGACCGGTGA
- a CDS encoding NADH-quinone oxidoreductase subunit C: MTTAEPGTGRDVTALIAELGLTADDSIEPTATVPPGRLREVALALKERGFMLMDTVGLDYAAFPERRPARFAVLHNIFHPEDHRRLFLRVWLEEGQPVDSLYPVWRAANYLEREVYDLLGVEFVGHPDLRKILTPDDLEGHPLRKDFPLGESPTLFREGRFIDPPAFRAGLSGQNAGLTGWRGEFRRGERGDRVPPVMPEGGPK; the protein is encoded by the coding sequence ATGACCACCGCGGAGCCGGGAACAGGGCGGGACGTGACCGCGCTGATCGCGGAACTCGGCCTGACGGCAGATGACAGTATCGAACCCACCGCCACCGTCCCCCCCGGGCGGCTGCGCGAGGTGGCGCTGGCCCTCAAGGAGCGCGGCTTCATGCTGATGGATACGGTGGGCCTGGACTACGCGGCTTTTCCCGAGCGCAGGCCCGCCCGCTTCGCCGTCCTGCACAACATCTTCCACCCGGAAGACCACCGCCGCCTCTTCCTGCGCGTGTGGCTGGAGGAGGGACAGCCCGTGGACAGCCTGTATCCCGTCTGGCGGGCCGCGAATTACCTCGAACGTGAGGTATACGACCTGCTCGGCGTGGAGTTCGTCGGTCACCCCGACCTCCGCAAAATCCTGACGCCCGACGACCTCGAAGGCCACCCCCTCCGCAAGGACTTTCCCCTCGGGGAGTCGCCCACCCTCTTCCGCGAGGGCCGCTTCATCGACCCCCCCGCCTTCCGCGCGGGCCTCAGCGGCCAGAACGCGGGCCTGACCGGCTGGCGCGGCGAGTTCCGGCGCGGCGAGCGTGGCGACCGGGTGCCGCCGGTGATGCCGGAAGGAGGGCCGAAATGA
- the nuoG gene encoding NADH-quinone oxidoreductase subunit NuoG yields the protein MKVVVDGTQLDLPAGTSGIDAVFAAGRDVPYFCAHPYLSPVGACRMCLVESGSPRKGKDGNFELDENGQPKIFWFPKPMAACTMQVTDGMHIRTAKTSDVVAKAQAGMMEFTLLNHPLDCPTCDKGGACELQDRAFEYGYGASRFGFDRRHAEKHYPLSDFVILDQERCIHCKRCVRYFEEVPGQEVLDFIERGGHTFIDTEEGGLPTGFQGNITDICPVGALLDNVARFRGRNWEYDHTPTTCTLCPVGCAITVDARNGRLERVVARENREVNEVWICDAGRFGHVFASEGRLTVPLIRVDGELREADWDEAILAIRRGLGGLNPADLALYLNADSTLEEGAALEALAGLTGTASVDHWPRYGMHVETTATLTDVATADAVIVLGADLGEEAPVLELRVLEMLRGGILPPEFAHGTAIADLRLVERPTRHPERLAVIGGESRLWKHAGMRVSANGHNALARLLRPDTDELRAAAKLLSEAKKPVLILGADVLNNVTREFTAQLADLVTRTGAKVLPISAGPNSKGLAHLNLVPRAGGLGYDRLEEARAAFISRLDPGRRARGFTVVHDTHLTDTARLADVVLPAVTNYEKRGTTVNLEGRLLPLRQAALEAGEGADLIRTLTALAEALGVRTRVRGLKSAQALLAERLGVAVADLPNSGVILPLGQTFTAPTGLVYIPQLWKERMHANPERRGSRVPDRADRVATWELTGQDGALPVGGDD from the coding sequence ATGAAAGTCGTTGTCGACGGCACCCAACTCGACCTCCCGGCGGGCACCAGCGGTATCGACGCCGTGTTCGCCGCCGGGCGGGACGTGCCGTATTTCTGCGCGCACCCGTACCTCTCGCCGGTGGGCGCGTGCCGGATGTGCCTGGTGGAGTCCGGCAGCCCACGCAAGGGCAAGGACGGGAACTTCGAACTGGACGAGAACGGCCAGCCCAAAATCTTCTGGTTCCCCAAGCCGATGGCCGCCTGCACGATGCAGGTGACGGACGGGATGCATATCCGCACGGCCAAAACCTCGGACGTGGTGGCGAAGGCGCAGGCGGGCATGATGGAGTTCACTCTGCTGAACCACCCGCTCGACTGCCCCACCTGTGACAAGGGCGGCGCGTGCGAGCTTCAGGACCGCGCCTTCGAGTACGGCTACGGCGCGAGCCGTTTCGGCTTCGACCGCCGCCACGCCGAGAAGCACTACCCCCTCTCCGACTTCGTGATTCTCGACCAGGAACGCTGCATCCACTGCAAACGCTGCGTGCGCTACTTCGAGGAAGTGCCGGGGCAGGAGGTGCTGGACTTCATCGAGCGCGGCGGGCACACCTTCATCGACACGGAGGAAGGCGGGCTGCCCACCGGCTTCCAGGGCAACATCACCGACATCTGCCCGGTGGGGGCGCTGCTGGACAACGTGGCCCGCTTCCGGGGCCGCAACTGGGAATACGACCACACGCCGACGACCTGCACCCTCTGCCCGGTGGGTTGCGCCATTACCGTGGACGCGCGCAATGGCCGCCTGGAGCGCGTTGTTGCCCGCGAGAACCGCGAGGTCAACGAGGTCTGGATCTGCGACGCGGGCCGCTTCGGGCACGTCTTCGCCTCTGAGGGGCGCCTGACCGTGCCACTCATCCGGGTGGACGGTGAACTGCGCGAGGCCGACTGGGACGAGGCTATTCTCGCCATCCGGCGTGGCCTGGGGGGGCTGAACCCCGCCGACCTCGCCCTGTACCTGAACGCCGACAGCACGCTGGAGGAGGGCGCCGCGCTGGAAGCCCTCGCGGGGCTGACAGGTACCGCTTCAGTGGACCACTGGCCGCGCTACGGGATGCACGTGGAGACGACGGCCACGCTGACGGACGTGGCGACCGCCGACGCCGTGATCGTGCTCGGCGCGGACCTGGGCGAGGAAGCCCCGGTGCTGGAACTGCGGGTGCTGGAGATGCTGCGCGGCGGCATTCTCCCGCCCGAGTTCGCACACGGAACGGCCATTGCCGACCTGCGCCTGGTCGAACGTCCGACCCGCCACCCCGAACGCCTGGCGGTGATTGGCGGGGAATCGCGGCTGTGGAAACACGCCGGAATGCGCGTTTCGGCCAACGGTCACAACGCCCTTGCTCGTCTGCTGAGGCCCGATACCGACGAGTTGCGCGCGGCGGCCAAGCTCCTCTCGGAAGCGAAGAAACCGGTGCTGATCCTCGGTGCGGACGTGCTGAACAACGTCACGCGGGAGTTCACCGCGCAACTGGCCGACCTCGTGACGCGGACTGGCGCGAAGGTTCTGCCCATTTCCGCCGGGCCGAACAGCAAGGGGCTGGCCCACCTGAACCTCGTTCCGCGTGCGGGTGGCCTCGGCTATGACCGGCTGGAGGAGGCGCGGGCGGCCTTCATCTCGCGGCTGGACCCCGGCAGGCGCGCACGTGGCTTCACCGTCGTCCACGACACGCACCTGACGGACACGGCGCGGCTGGCCGATGTCGTCCTCCCCGCCGTTACCAACTACGAGAAGCGCGGGACGACGGTGAACCTCGAAGGCCGCCTCCTCCCGCTGCGGCAGGCGGCGCTGGAGGCGGGCGAGGGCGCCGACCTGATCCGCACGCTGACCGCGCTGGCCGAGGCACTCGGCGTCCGCACCCGCGTTCGCGGCCTGAAGTCGGCGCAGGCGTTGCTGGCAGAACGCCTCGGCGTGGCCGTGGCCGACCTCCCGAACAGCGGTGTGATTCTTCCCCTCGGCCAGACGTTCACGGCCCCTACTGGCCTGGTCTACATCCCCCAGCTCTGGAAAGAGCGGATGCACGCCAATCCCGAACGCCGGGGCAGCCGCGTGCCCGACCGCGCCGACCGCGTCGCCACCTGGGAACTGACGGGGCAGGACGGGGCGCTTCCGGTGGGAGGGGACGACTGA
- a CDS encoding VOC family protein, producing the protein MTSSPALVPHGLHHVTAVTANAQANLDFYTGVLGLRLVKKTVNQDDVTAYHLFFADGAGSPGSDLTFFEWPVPPEVPGNNSITRTGLRVPNGSLEWWAAYLREQGLEVTRVTRAGRGHLDFSDPEGQRLSLVEGGPGGVAWEGSPVPAEHQILGLGPVELTLPGLFPTERVLTRAYGLHAAGTYPDPEAPGRTVHVYSMGEGGPHAELHLRLDPSLPPVRPGAGGVHHLALRVPDEQYHAWNAHLRGLGLRTSGEVDRH; encoded by the coding sequence ATGACTTCCTCTCCTGCCCTCGTTCCCCACGGGCTGCATCACGTCACAGCCGTGACGGCGAATGCTCAGGCGAACCTCGATTTTTATACCGGCGTGCTGGGGCTGCGCCTGGTGAAGAAGACCGTGAATCAGGACGACGTGACGGCCTACCACCTCTTCTTTGCCGATGGGGCGGGCAGTCCGGGCAGTGACCTCACCTTTTTCGAGTGGCCGGTGCCGCCCGAGGTGCCCGGCAACAACAGCATCACCCGCACGGGCCTGCGTGTGCCGAACGGGAGCCTGGAGTGGTGGGCGGCGTACCTGCGGGAGCAGGGGCTGGAGGTGACGCGCGTCACCCGGGCAGGCCGCGGACATCTGGACTTCAGCGATCCCGAAGGCCAGCGCCTCAGCCTGGTGGAAGGCGGCCCCGGCGGCGTGGCCTGGGAGGGGAGCCCGGTTCCCGCCGAGCATCAGATTCTCGGCCTCGGTCCCGTGGAACTCACCCTGCCGGGCCTGTTTCCCACCGAGCGGGTTCTGACGCGCGCCTACGGCCTGCACGCGGCGGGTACGTACCCGGACCCCGAAGCGCCCGGACGCACTGTTCACGTCTACAGCATGGGCGAAGGCGGGCCGCACGCCGAACTGCACCTGCGCCTCGACCCGTCCCTGCCCCCGGTTCGCCCCGGCGCGGGCGGCGTTCACCACCTCGCGCTGCGCGTGCCGGATGAGCAGTACCACGCCTGGAATGCCCATCTGAGGGGCCTGGGCCTGCGGACCAGCGGCGAGGTGGACCGGCACTGA
- the nuoF gene encoding NADH-quinone oxidoreductase subunit NuoF gives MTVAEPAPKPITSGKDPRFAPTLYAHVGQPESWTLDYYLRHGGYQGVRRAFGMGPDAVIEEVKKSGLRGRGGAGFATGLKWSFMPLNDGKQHYIICNADESEPGSFKDRYLLSEDPHQLIEGMLIGGYAMRASVGYIYIRGEYVHAAERMWAAIHEARAAGLLGKNVLGSGFDFDLQVHRGAGAYICGEETALMNSLEGLRANPRLKPPFPAAAGLYGLPTTINNVETFCAATQILKYGADWHARMGTEKSKGMKLFQISGPVRRPGVYELPLGATFRELIYDWAGGPLEEMKAIIPGGSSCPMLPWDDKTLDTPMDYESVAAAGSMLGTGGVTLIPRADCIVNVTWNLVRFYGHESCGKCTPCREGISSWMTRMYEKLSRGHGQPGDVQLILDMSDNIGGRSFCALADACLGPVLSSIKLFREEYDALAQTGQAMYPARRRWRES, from the coding sequence ATGACCGTCGCGGAACCTGCCCCCAAGCCCATCACCAGCGGTAAGGACCCGCGTTTCGCACCGACGCTGTACGCACACGTCGGGCAGCCGGAAAGCTGGACCCTCGACTATTACCTGCGTCACGGGGGGTATCAGGGCGTGCGGCGGGCCTTTGGAATGGGACCGGACGCGGTCATCGAGGAAGTCAAGAAGTCCGGCCTGCGCGGGCGCGGTGGAGCAGGCTTCGCCACCGGCCTGAAGTGGTCGTTCATGCCACTCAACGACGGCAAGCAGCACTACATCATCTGCAACGCCGACGAGTCTGAGCCGGGCAGCTTCAAGGACCGCTATCTGCTCTCGGAAGACCCGCACCAATTGATCGAGGGAATGCTGATCGGTGGGTACGCCATGCGCGCTTCCGTCGGTTACATCTACATTCGCGGCGAGTATGTCCACGCTGCCGAGCGCATGTGGGCCGCCATCCATGAGGCGCGGGCGGCGGGACTCCTCGGAAAGAACGTGCTGGGCAGCGGCTTCGACTTCGACCTGCAAGTCCACCGGGGCGCCGGGGCGTACATCTGCGGCGAGGAAACCGCGCTGATGAACTCGCTGGAAGGGCTGCGTGCGAACCCGCGTCTCAAGCCGCCCTTTCCCGCCGCCGCCGGGCTGTACGGCCTGCCAACCACCATCAACAACGTTGAAACCTTCTGCGCCGCCACGCAGATTCTCAAGTACGGCGCGGACTGGCACGCCCGCATGGGTACCGAAAAGAGCAAGGGCATGAAGCTCTTCCAGATCAGCGGCCCGGTGCGCCGCCCCGGTGTGTACGAACTGCCGCTGGGCGCCACCTTCCGCGAACTGATCTACGACTGGGCAGGCGGCCCGCTGGAAGAGATGAAGGCCATCATCCCCGGCGGCTCCAGTTGCCCGATGCTCCCCTGGGACGACAAGACGCTGGACACGCCGATGGATTACGAGAGCGTGGCCGCCGCTGGCTCGATGCTCGGCACGGGTGGCGTCACCCTGATTCCCCGCGCCGACTGCATCGTGAACGTCACCTGGAACCTGGTGCGCTTCTACGGGCACGAGTCCTGCGGCAAATGCACGCCCTGCCGCGAGGGCATCAGCTCGTGGATGACCCGGATGTACGAGAAGCTCTCTCGCGGCCACGGCCAGCCCGGCGACGTGCAACTGATCCTTGACATGAGTGACAACATCGGCGGCCGGAGCTTCTGCGCCCTCGCGGACGCCTGCCTGGGACCGGTGCTGAGCAGCATCAAGCTCTTCCGCGAGGAATACGACGCGCTGGCGCAGACCGGGCAGGCGATGTATCCGGCGCGGCGGCGGTGGAGGGAGTCGTGA
- a CDS encoding NuoB/complex I 20 kDa subunit family protein — translation MALKELFDRDWQELESEGVLFSSLEKLVAWGRSNSLWPATFGLACCAIEMMSSTDGRNDLSRFGSEVFRASPRQADVMIVAGRLSKKMAPIMRRVYDQMPDPKWVISMGACASSGGMFNNYAIVQNVDSVVPVDVYVPGCPPRPEALIYAVMQLQKKVRGEAYDERGQELPMVEAWTR, via the coding sequence ATGGCCCTGAAGGAACTCTTCGACCGCGACTGGCAGGAACTGGAATCAGAGGGGGTCCTCTTCAGCAGTCTGGAAAAGCTGGTGGCATGGGGGCGCAGCAACAGCCTGTGGCCCGCGACATTCGGGCTGGCGTGCTGCGCCATCGAGATGATGAGCAGCACCGACGGGCGCAACGACCTCAGCCGCTTCGGCTCGGAGGTGTTCCGCGCGTCTCCCCGGCAGGCGGACGTGATGATCGTGGCGGGGCGGCTCTCCAAGAAGATGGCGCCGATCATGCGCCGGGTCTACGACCAGATGCCCGACCCCAAGTGGGTGATCAGCATGGGCGCCTGCGCGAGTTCGGGCGGCATGTTCAACAACTACGCCATCGTGCAGAACGTGGACAGTGTGGTGCCGGTGGACGTGTACGTACCCGGCTGCCCGCCCCGCCCCGAGGCCCTGATCTACGCCGTGATGCAGCTCCAGAAAAAGGTGCGCGGCGAGGCCTACGACGAGCGCGGGCAGGAACTCCCGATGGTGGAGGCGTGGACAAGGTGA
- the nuoE gene encoding NADH-quinone oxidoreductase subunit NuoE — MTYFADKQPLLTDIFSRYPATPQGRRSALMPLLREVQDALGYVSETHMAEIAELCGTTATEVRSVMSFYSTYHTLPTGKYHLQVCSTLMCALAGSDELWDHLVSGLDVQPGEVSRDGRFSVQKVECLGSCGTAPVVQINDEGYYEQVTRTKCDRLLAAMRADAPPPPDNPVPVTVREDGRQMLANGERVGASIADLTPVGGEV, encoded by the coding sequence TTGACCTACTTCGCAGACAAACAACCCCTCCTCACGGACATCTTCAGCCGTTACCCCGCCACGCCGCAGGGCCGCCGCTCGGCGCTGATGCCGCTCCTCCGGGAGGTGCAGGATGCGCTCGGGTACGTGTCGGAAACGCATATGGCAGAGATCGCGGAACTATGTGGGACGACGGCAACCGAGGTCCGCTCGGTGATGAGCTTCTATTCGACCTACCACACCCTGCCGACCGGGAAGTACCACCTTCAGGTCTGCTCGACGCTGATGTGCGCGCTCGCGGGGAGCGATGAACTGTGGGACCACCTCGTTTCCGGGCTGGACGTGCAGCCGGGCGAGGTCAGCCGGGACGGGCGCTTCAGCGTGCAGAAGGTGGAGTGCCTCGGCTCGTGCGGGACAGCACCGGTCGTCCAGATCAACGACGAGGGCTATTACGAGCAGGTTACCCGGACGAAGTGTGACCGCCTGCTGGCCGCCATGCGCGCCGACGCGCCGCCCCCGCCCGACAACCCCGTGCCCGTCACCGTGCGCGAGGACGGGCGGCAGATGCTGGCAAATGGTGAGCGGGTCGGGGCCAGCATTGCGGACCTGACGCCGGTGGGAGGTGAAGTATGA
- a CDS encoding NADH-quinone oxidoreductase subunit A, which yields MLLVALGIGVLAVVASALLGPKKATRTKLMAYESGNDPEGGGVGTGQRFPVHFYLVAMLFIVFDIETAFFYPLAAAYQKLVPFAFWEAVTFVGLLLVGYYYILKKGVLEWT from the coding sequence ATGCTGCTGGTCGCGCTGGGGATCGGCGTCCTGGCGGTGGTCGCCAGTGCCCTGCTGGGGCCGAAAAAGGCGACACGCACCAAGCTGATGGCCTACGAGAGCGGCAACGACCCTGAAGGCGGCGGCGTGGGCACCGGCCAGCGCTTCCCGGTGCATTTCTACCTGGTCGCCATGCTCTTTATCGTCTTCGACATCGAGACGGCTTTTTTCTACCCGCTCGCGGCGGCCTACCAGAAGCTGGTGCCCTTTGCTTTCTGGGAAGCGGTGACCTTCGTCGGTCTGCTGCTGGTGGGGTACTACTACATCCTGAAAAAAGGGGTGCTGGAATGGACGTGA